TTCGGCCGAATCTTCGTTGTCGAACCTCGACGATTCCCGAATCGCCTGCGGTTCTCCGCCTTGATTCTGCTCGAAAATTTCTCGTTCTCGCTTGCGACTGACTTTTTCAGCAAGCTCCTAGCCCCCGGAACACGACCTCCGCTATGGGGGATCTCCTGGCGGCTACGAGAGATAGACCACCGCGAGAATGATCAATCCCAGCACCACGCGGTAGACCACGAAGATCGTGAAGGTTTGCTTCTCCAGCCAGTGGAGGAGCCAGTCGATGACCAGGTAGGCGGAGACGGCGGCGAGGATCAGGGCCAGGAAGAGGGCGCCGAGATCGGAGGTGGGAGGCGGGGCGGAGAGGAGCTCCACGAAATCCTTGCCCGCCGCCAGAATCCCCACCGGCACGGCCAGCAGAAACGAGAGCCGCGCCGAGGCCTTGCGGGTCAGCCCGGCGGCCAGGCCAGCGGTCATGGTGACGCCGGAGCGCGAGGTGCCGGGGATCAGTGCCAACGCCTGGGCCAGGCCGACGAAGATCGCGTCGCGCCAGCGCAGCTCCTCCTCCGTACGCCGACGGGCGCCGGCCTTGTCCGCCCACAGCAGCAACAGTCCGAAGCCGATGGAGGTGACGGCGATGACCACCGGATTGCGCAGCACCGTGGCGATGAACTCGTAGAAAAGCAGCCCACACACCGCTACCGGAATCGTCCCCAACGCCACCGCCCAGCCCAACCGCTGCTCGCCGCTCCACTGGCGCACCGGCGTCGACAGCGACCCGACCCCCGCCACCACCACCTCCCGCAGCTGCTCCCGCAGATACCAGATCACCGCCAGCAGGGTGCCGGTGTTCACCGCGATGTCGAAGCGCAGTCCCTGATCCTCCCAGCCGAAGACATAAGGCGCCAGAATCAAATGCGCCGACGAGCTGATGGGCAGGAATTCGGTGATGCCCTGGACCAGGGCCAGGACGATGATTTGTAGCAGGCTCACGGGATTCTCGTTGGCTTGGGGATTGGGTCGTTGATGCTTGGATCGGCCCCGCGAGGGGTTCAAACCCCTCGCTAGTACATCTCGTCCCTGGCGGGACGACACCCCCACCCCCCCACGATGCCCATCCAGGAGCCCTGGGAGCGCCGGCTTCTAGCCGGCTCTGGGGCGACGTTGGCCGAATGTATCCCCTACGATCCACCAATTCGCCGGCCGGGCCGTCCCCAGGCTGCAGCTGGTCAGCCTCGGCGAGACCGTCCGGCGATTGGCGGCTATACTACCTCGGTCCGAGCGAGGCGGGTCCTCG
This window of the Acidobacteriota bacterium genome carries:
- a CDS encoding undecaprenyl-diphosphate phosphatase, translated to MSLLQIIVLALVQGITEFLPISSSAHLILAPYVFGWEDQGLRFDIAVNTGTLLAVIWYLREQLREVVVAGVGSLSTPVRQWSGEQRLGWAVALGTIPVAVCGLLFYEFIATVLRNPVVIAVTSIGFGLLLLWADKAGARRRTEEELRWRDAIFVGLAQALALIPGTSRSGVTMTAGLAAGLTRKASARLSFLLAVPVGILAAGKDFVELLSAPPPTSDLGALFLALILAAVSAYLVIDWLLHWLEKQTFTIFVVYRVVLGLIILAVVYLS